The proteins below come from a single Osmerus mordax isolate fOsmMor3 chromosome 3, fOsmMor3.pri, whole genome shotgun sequence genomic window:
- the sdr42e2 gene encoding putative short-chain dehydrogenase/reductase family 42E member 2 — protein sequence MELHAPSMKESGSMCQVEQLLCSSISVPDTGTGLCRLNAKGHHNYHPYSQQAWMGSSAPVVALASALASAPATETRHRANGVSALCSSPECPASRLDEGMALVKRGAGVGAGKVLVTGGAGYFGFKLGRALASQGVEVVLLDLHKPPWETPDGALFHQSDICDYDSLHKVCEEVDCIFHTASFGMSGPEQLRKEQVESVNVGGTNNVIKVCLERGIPRLVYTSTVNVAFAGKPIEEGDEDSVPCVPLDMHIDHYSRTKAVADQMVLSANGCSLKGGGMLRTCVLRPSGIYGPEERRHLHRVMGNVERRLFSFSFGNPMARMNWVHVDNLVTAHTLAAEALTTRKNCVASGQAYFINDGESVNLFEWLTPLFEKLGHSRPMIHLPVSLVYSAAILMECLHVALRPLVEVPLLFTRNEVRNIAVSHTFKIDKARRDLGFCPKHYSLADSVDQHLRSRPLTSSSSLLSLSKDSPLVLLLVVGISLTVLLLSFLLWEH from the exons ATGGAACTACACGCCCCCAGCATGAAAGAAAGCGGGTCCATGTGTCAGGTGGAGCAGCTGCTCTGCTCCAGCATCTCAGTCCCTGACACAGGAACTGGGCTGTGTCGCCTGAATGCCAAAGGACACCACAATTACCACCCCTACAGCCAGCAGGCCTGGATGGGCAGCTCAGCTCCAGTCGTAGCTCTGGCCTCAGCCCTTGCCTCCGCCCCAGCCACAGAAACCCGGCACAGGGCCAACGGGGTGTCTGCCTTGTGCAGCAGCCCAGAGTGTCCAGCTTCCAGACTGGATGAGGGAATGGCCCTGGTCAAGAGAGGTGCTggggttggagcagggaaagtgCTGGTGACAGGGGGAGCAGGGTATTTTGGATTCAAGCTGGGCCGAGCGCTGGCCAgtcagggggtggaggtggtcctgCTGGATCTGCACAAGCCACCCTGGGAGACTCCCGATGGAGCCCTCTTCCATCAG aGTGACATCTGTGACTATGACTCTCTCCATAAGGTGTGCGAGGAGGTGGACTGTATCTTCCACACAGCTTCCTTTGGAATGTCTGGCCCAGAACAG CTGAGGAAAGAGCAGGTGGAGTCTGTCAATGTTGGAGGGACAAACAACGTCATTAAAG TGTGTTTGGAGAGAGGTATCCCCAGACTGGTTTACACCAGCACGGTCAATGTGGCATTTGCTGGCAAACCGATCGAGGAGGGTGACGAGGATTCTGTCCCCTGTGTGCCCCTGGACATG CACATAGATCACTACTCCAGAACCAAAGCTGTTGCTGACCAGATGGTCCTCTCAGCCAATGGGTGCTCTCTCAAAG GTGGGGGCATGTTGCGGACCTGTGTTCTCCGACCATCCGGTATATATGGCCCAGAAGAGAGAAGACACCTACACAGAGTCATG GGGAACGTGGAGCGCAGGTTGTTCAGCTTCAGTTTTGGGAACCCCATGGCCAGGATGAACTGGGTCCATGTAGACAACCTTGTGACAGCCCACACACTGGCTGCTGAGGCCCTCACCACTAGGAAGAACTGTGTGGCA AGTGGACAGGCCTATTTCATCAATGACGGAGAAtcagttaacttgtttgagtgGTTGACCCCATTG TTTGAGAAGCTGGGTCACAGTCGACCCATGATACACCTGCCTGTGTCACTGGTGTATTCCGCAG CCATCCTAATGGAGTGCTTACATGTTGCTCTGAGGCCCCTAGTGGAAGTCCCTTTGCTGTTCACCAGAAATGAG GTCAGAAACATTGCTGTGAGCCACACCTTCAAGATTGATAAGGCCCGTCGAGACCTTGGCTTCTGCCCCAAACACTACAGCCTGGCGGACTCTGTGGATCAGCACCTGAGGTCTCGACCCCTGACATCTAGCTCCTCTCTCCTGAGCCTCTCCAAGGATTCTCCCCTGGTCCTGCTTCTAGTGGTGGGGATCAGTCTCACTGTGCTGCTGCTCAGCTTCTTGCTCTGGGAGCACTAG